One Drosophila teissieri strain GT53w chromosome X, Prin_Dtei_1.1, whole genome shotgun sequence genomic window, acaagcaattaaaaaactttcgaCACAGAACCGGTTGAGTAGCTCTAATAAAGGTCTAGTAAAGGTCGCTTTCGGATCGCAGTGATAAGAAAAGTGTGGGAGAACCTCAACGATTCCCAAGTTCTCCAGCTGCATACTTTCgctgaaaatgtgaaatggtCGTGGAAAATCTAGAAAATTGGCTGTTTGTCAAGTGTAAGAGACGATCGGTCAGCCAAGCAAACAACCAACCACCTACCAATGAAACTCTTGTTGGTGACGCTGCACAATGGGCCATATTTCCATTTCTGGTCAGCGTAACAAATGGTTAAAAGCTCTATAACTTTGGAGACATGGGGAATATCGTATTGTGGAAAATTCAACATTTAAATAGGACCTTAAGGAAAATAAGTCATACtcgcaaatggaaaagtgcTCGCTTTTGCTCCATGGTGCGTTGGTTCCATTGGCGCGTCGTCGCTGCACATGCGCAGTACCTCGCGCAGCGCAgttcatatcatatcatatcgcATCGGATCGCATCGTGTCGTGTCGTGTCGTGTCGTGTTCGTTCGGTTCGGTGTTCGGTCCGGTTCGTGAGGGGTTCGGCTCGGTTCGGATGGGCTCGGCTTGGTACAGAGTGGCAAGATACAGCATGGAGTGCGGTTCGTTGCGAACTTTGGTGGGACACTAAAACCAGTTATAAGCCAACTTTCATTCCGAGCAGACGTGCTGGGAGTTTCGCATCGGAAAGCggcggttttttgtttcgccgttgcagcagcagcagcaacagcagcagcagcgttaACTCGTGCAAATGCAGCCAGGTCGCCCAAAACGAGAAATAAGTTCACGTTCATAGGTAGCCATtaatttttcccatttttcctcGGCAATCCAATTCAGCCGCAGAAACCAAGCCGCGCTCTTTTCGCCTTTTTCTTTCCAACTTTATTTcccttattttgtttttttcctgtgtGTGGTTActgttttgtatatatttttgttttagtggTTTTCATagtgtttcttttatttattttttttgttttgtgtgtgaaCTGGTCAGAGATTCAGTGAGTTTGCTTGTCTTACAGCTCCCACCCAGAGCAGACagaataaaatggaaaaaaatgaaaaaaacacGGCTAAATCCGGTCATATTGAATCATGCTCAGATATGAATGTTAGCAGTTCACGATTTATACGTACGTatggtacatacatacatacatgcatactccatatgcaaataaaatcgGGAATGTTTTTGATCGACtgttgtgattgtgattgtgataatgtgtggttgtgtgtgtgtgtgccccaaTATTTCTAGTTCTCCATCAAGCCGAAAACCGTGTACTTTCACACACGCTTCAAATTAGCACCAACCAAAATCGAATTAGAGTGCCCAAGCCGAAACTTTCCTAATTCTCCACCAGAGGCTATCCACAGTAGCCGATAATTAGtgaaagatataaatatatatgtatacaagaTAGTCGCTTGGCTCTCAGACGAAAGTTGTACCGGATGGTACCCAGTTTCAAGTTTTCAGATCCATATCCCCGGGCAAAGTGAAACCAAGTCCCCAATGGGTTCTGTGTGCTTCAGAGTAGCATTGTAGTAGTCGTTGCAACCTTGAAAGCAATACCAAAACACCACACTCGCCCTCGGGCGATTTCATTTGTTTCTCTTTTATCCATACTATACTATGCCATACTATACCATACTATactttacatacatatatatttcatcGAATGTCTGTAGCTGGTCGCTGGTATTCTTTCGAATACCCATGGCATAGCCGGCAGCCCCCAAAAAGGGAAGCCATTTAAagtttacttttactttttcaatCGAAGCAATCGAATGGAACTGACTCGCTCAGACAGCCAGACAGActgtagatatatgtatatatcttatTATCTagtcatacatatatgcatgtatatatatggctTGCAAGGTATGGGAACTTAGGAAAGCGGTTGAATTGGACAGGTGAGGGTGATGAAGTCAACGGCCGACAACGAATACGATGTGATTATCACGATTATTACAATGCGcctgggttttttttttaatgcagTATCCACAATATCCAGTACCCAGTATGCacataatatacataaaaCATCATAATTAGCCAGTGGAAATTCAGTGTGAATGCAAAGTGAAACCTTAATGAACGCATCACGATCGCTCACGCCATCTATGTGTTATGTTTATGTGTAAATCTTACAGCAACTacgaccaaaaaaaaaaaaacacgagatatatacatatatatgacTAATCGACAAGtgtgtgcataaattaatcGCTGCTGatgccgcaacaacaacaacaacagcaacaaataaaacaacaaagctAATGCTATATAGCCAAAGCTAATGCTAATCGGCAGCCAACGGCATCGGGCATTATAATcatcagcttcagcttcagtttcagctacagcttcagtttcaacttcaacttcagcAGCGACTTTTGCAGCATCCCGGGCATAATTAACACAcctgccacttgccacttgccacttgccaccaGCAGATACAATGTTTTGCTGCAACATACTGTTGCACGGATATATAGCCGTggccacatccatatccacattACAACGGGCCACAAAAAGAGCCATGACACCTCCAAATGCAATGGCCCTCattatgctgctgctgttggcacTGTGCGCAGTTGGAAATGGCCAAAGTAAGTAcatccatccacccatccagtGGTACTCGTATTGACCCCAATCTAAATACGGGTACACTCGTAATATATAGTATAGCCACACATGCACTCCATTTTCCAATTATCACCTCTAAATGGGGTCAGCGCGGTGAGAATTTCTCAAGTCGTTTGCTCAAGTCATTCTTTGTGCCCATGGGAAAGCAACAGATGCAGCTTCAACTTGATAATAAATTGGCCAGACTCAGCCAAGtaatttattagtttgttttgGGGAAAATTACAGAAATCTGAGTTTTAAATAGCTGGAAATGGTGCCATAATGTTCAGCATCATTATCTTGCAAACTGAGTAGCAAAGTTCTATAGTAATCAATCTTCACAGTAATTCCCTATAAATTCATAAAGAAGGTGGCATCGAAGTACAAGTCGtaaaacattttactgccTTTTCTTGATATCAGTAACATTGGAATAAGTGAACAAATTCTGAATAGCCAAATAGTTCTGGCCACATTTCAAGTCAAGTAGTATTTCTATACGAAATCCATAATAATGATCTTGCAGTTGATGGGGTGATTTCAATTAGAGTTTGGGAAGAGACATCCAAATTACTGTAAGACATAAATTGCCTTATGGCCTGTttcttctgtttctgtttctgtgtctgttgctgttgctggttgtttgtttgcctcgGCGGCAAGTAAATGGGGCTAACTCTTTTGGGTCAAGTGGAGGGAGGGGCAAGAAGAACTGGACAGCCAGCTGGAGTGAAGCAGTGAAAGTTTCAGAGACGCAGTGCCTCGAAAGACTGAAAAACACTCAAAGACACAGAGACTTAAAGACTCAAACTCTGAAAGGCTGGAAGACTGAAAGACAGAAAGACAGAAAGACTGAAAGACAGAAAGACTGAAAGACTTAGTGGTTGAACGACTTCTGCGACAATGTGTTTGAGTTGAGCCTTTAACTTGGCTTGGAGGAAGCCACTTGAAGCCACTTTGCTTGTGACATTCTTGTTTCAAAAGTTTCACAAGTTCACGTCGTGCAATACGTGATTGCGTTGGTACATTTCACCGTTTGTAAATTAACTAGACAACAGTTACAGGTATCCATCCAGTCATCCAACCACATGCTCGTATATATTTAGGTATTGCGCCCACCTACGTGAGCTAAATACCGATTTCCCTTGGCGATTTGCGTTTGATTACCATCGCCAACCGCGATGTTGTCACATCGGCAATATGGGGCACCTTTCTAATACCGGCACAATAACCAAATATCGACAAAAAAGCAGTTTGCTGCCCAAGGAGTCATTTTCAGTCATTTCAAATGGCTTACAATCGCTCACCGTTTTTGCGCAAAAAAGTCTTAAATTatataccttttttttgtttgcctaaGGATAATTTATTGCCTGATTTCGAAACAATTTCTCGTTGAGGTCTTTGAACGCGTATTGCCCCTTGACTAGAGTTTTTCTGAAGGTCAGCTATGAATCGCAGACCAACAAATATGGTTAAGTACGCAACTTTCGGACCAACGCACAGTGGAAGTGTTCAGGACTTTTTCagctaaaatataaataattaaagtgtAACTATTCATTGCCTATCAGAACTAATCATAGGTAAATGCGGTTTAGTATGAAAACCTTAACTTTTACAGTTTCTGCTTGTTATTTTTCCCCAGTTTGAACACATTTATCCCACTGTAGCATGTCTATAAAACTTTCAGGCATCCTCCCAGGGTTCTGCCATGAAAAAATTGTCAAAAACCTGGTTTCCTCCTTTTCGGTTGCCCGATCCACGCCCTTTCATTCGGAGGAaggtggatggatggatggatggatggatgggggGATGGTTGGGAGTGTGTAGGAAGATCATTGACACCAGTAAAACCGGATGAATGCGATTCAAAAACTCATAACAATAACGGCTCTTTGGCGGTTGGGAAAAAATAACATCATCGAGTTCAGCGAGCGCAGCTGttaccattaccatttttTTCCTTCTACCTTTGCGAAAATTCAAGACTGACTGGCATCAACAGCTGCAGTCgcaaaagaaataacaaattGACGGCTTAGTCTCCGGCCAATTTCGCTCTAAGAAGCCTGCCTACGTATGCGAAATAAAAGTCGAAGATCTACTATTTTCAATTCGATTTAGTCAGGTTACGAGTGTACTTGGGtgttattttggccaaaatatgAGCCTGCAAGTGGGTGGATCATTGAAATGCACATAAATGCTGTTGAATTCACGGGGTCTGGGCATCTCTTTGGGAGATTAGGTTCGCAAAACAGTCGAGAAATACAGAAAAGTGGTAACTGGGCCACTCAAACCGCACTTTGCATTTCGTAAccattttgtttgcctcgCAAAAGCGGCGTTCCCCTTGGAAACAAGACAAAACAGCTTGGCCAACTTGCCctttaacttggccaaaaacatGTTTGCAAAACCGTTTCGCGCTCTTTTCCACATTGTCCCCTAATTGCCGCTTCATTCTTAATGAAATTACTCAGGCccaaagaaatatatatatatgtatctatatgtatatgcacaaCATAACTATGTAGtctttttgtgttgttttttttgctaatttaGTGGGCAAGAAACAATTGTGGGAGCATTGGAATTTTGTGggcttttgcatatttatcaTGGGAATAGGAAAAATACTTTTCACAAGTTCTTGGCCCAAAGTGTTCGTTTATAAAACTACAATTTACTTGAATGGGTCACGGGATTCAGATGGTGAAACAAAGCCGAGAGGCTGAGAGCTACGAAAAAGTAGAAAATACCCACGCAAAgtaaaaaaacacaaagagACACGACTTTTGGCGTCCTACTATATAAGGAATCGTTTAGCAAACTCCCAACTGAGTCGACTTAACTGGTTTACTTTTTGTGGCTCTTGGTGCTACGGATACATTTTTGCACACCtctattttttatgtttattatatatatttgaatttcgcttttatagaaaatattcTTGCTTAATCGCTAGTCGATATATGTTGCATTTCTTCAGACAGAAAGTTTACTAAAACGCAAGGCTCATGCATAAATTTTACATGAtcaaaataactaattgtggATTTCTATCCCTTAAATAAATACGTAAATACGAAAATACCCAATTCTGAACACCCATTCAAATCATACGAATTTTCCCCgataaatatgaaatgcaCAGCAATTAGCACTTtccaaatgaataaaaaactGTGGCGAATCTGAGGCCATTAAAAAGCGCTTTCTGGCTACATTTAATTGAGCCAGTTTCTTGACATAAAAAACTCGCTTGCGTCAAGCGGCGAGTGTTGTACATATACGAGATTTAAGGCTTTTgtcttatatatatagatatatcaTACAAATAAGTATCAGTATCTGATGTCTGCTGTTTAttacctttatttttttcagtcTGCGGTCCGCCGGCGGTGCCGCTGAATGCCAAGGTGCGAACCATCACCGTTGACTCGCAGATCGCGGAGGCGCACTACGAGTGCGACGCTGGCTACGAGCTCTTCGGGCCATCGGCGGTCAAGTGTGACCGGCGGACGGGCTGGGAGCGGGAGCTGCCCTTCTGCGGGGTGAACGTGGCGTACCGCAAGCCGGTCAACCAGAGCTCCTACACACGGAGCGGTCCTGCCAGCTATGCGAACGATGGCAAGCCGGGCAATAAGGTGAGTTGGCCACGTCCTTTGGGCCGAAACCATCTGAAATACAGGGGGATAAACTGCAGAGTAAATATGTGTATCATATATATAAGCCTATATTTGGTGTTGATGCTCAACCttatttgattgatttactgcattttttagttattaattCGAAGTGTAAACTAttattaacaacaatttgtttgtgCTGCTCGTCATGTTATTGTCAGTTCCATTCGATGCTTTTTCATACGAAAAGCCAAAGTTCAAGGTGTTCAGGTGTCAAATTTAGTTTTGCATTAATCGCATGGAAATTATACATTCAGTTTGCTAGTTGTGcagtttgcttttttatgtGCCATTTTAGAAACAAAACTGGCCGCGGgctaaaaacaataacaattatcACTGTCAGGCCTGGCCAAAACATAATGATGAATTTGTATCTTAAAAATGTGATTTAAAAcaagtttattttcatttttatacaatATCAACATcaatttatcaaaataaaatttcaagaaAGCTATTCAAATTGATAATGAGACTGACACTGGTTACTTCatagaatatacatatgtatatgcaactAACTAGAAATATTACTCATCCGCCATGTGGGCCAAGTGGAAAGTGTTTATCTTGAGTTTGGTATGAAATAACGTGCTTTCCTCTTACCTCCTGCCCAGAATCCCGACGGCCAGGAGTGCTCCGAGACGCAGAAGGAGCCATCGCCGTGGTGGCGCGTCGACCTCCTCACCCCGCAGGCGGTGCACGTGGTGCGGATAACGACGCGCGGCTGCTGCGGCCACCAGCCACTGCAGGATCTGGAGATCCGGGTGGGCAACAGCAGTGCGGATCTGCAGCGTAACCCGCTGTGCGCCTGGTATCCGGGCACCCTCGACGAGGGCGTGGTGAAGACATTCACCTGTGCGCGTCCGCTGGTCGGTCAGTATGTGGCCATTCAGCTGGTGGGCGTGGAGGGCAGCCTCAGTCTGTGCGAGGTGGAGACGTTCACCAACGACGAGTTCTCCGTGGACCGATGTCTGAGTCCGAAGATCGGTGTGGAGACCGTGGTAACGACATTCTCGAAAACCTGCTACGACTTTCATATCACAAAAGGAGAAAGCTTCGACAAGGCGCAATCCATTTGCAAGCAGACTGGTGAGTTTGGCCATCTACGCTATGCCCATGGTGTGGCATTAATGAATTCCTCCATAATGATAGGTGGCGACTTGGTACACGACTTTCGTGGCGCCACCAGTTCGTACATCTTGTCCGAGCTGGAGCGCCGGAAGAGCGAACTGAAGCCGCAGCTCGTGTGGATTGGCGCCCAAAAGGAGCCGGGCATCACATCGCGCACCTGGAAATGGGTGAACGGTAAGGCGGGctattactactactactattaCTTACAATTACTTACACTTTCAGGCGATGTGGTGCAGAAGCCAACCTGGGGCAAGGACCAACCGAATAACTACAACGGCGAACAGAACTGCGTGGTCCTCGATGGCGGTCGCAATTGGCTGTGGAACGATGTGGGCTGCAATCTGGACTATCTGCACTTCATCTGCCAGCACTGTAGGTCTTGCCCATGCGATTAGTCAGTGTCATCGGTGTTTCATCAACTCGTCTCTGTTTGTCTCTGTTTGTCTCTTTGCCTTCTTCCGGCAGCTCCATTGTCGTGCGGCTCGCCGGATGCCCAGCAAAACACCACTGTCATGGGCAAAAAGTTCACACTGGGCGAGAAGATCCAGTACACCTGTCCCAAGGGCCACTCGCTGCTCGGTCAGACGGAACGGGAGTGCCGACTCGATGGCACTTGGAGTGGCTCCTCGCCGAACTGCAAATGTAAGCGATATTGTGCAACTTCTTCCACTGCTGCTAAAGCAGAGCAAACTTGTAGTCAACCATTACCGCACAATGCTCAATTATGCTGGAATATTATGGCAAATGGGGTCGCCTacgaaatgtaattaaatcCAATCAACATTAAAGTAAGAATTATTCATCTTCCGCAGATGTGGACTGCGGCAGTCTGCCGGAGCTGAAGTTTGGCTCCATTCACATGTCCGAGGAGCGGACGAGCTTCGGCGTGGTGGCCACGTACAGTTGCCACGAGAACTACACGCTGATCGGCAATGAGAATCGCACGTGCGCCGTGGACGGATGGAGCGGCAAGCAGCCGGAGTGCCTGGTGGACTGGTGTCCGGATCCGCAGCCCATTGCCGGCGGCAATGTGCGCTTCAATGACAAGAGGGCCGGTTCCACGGCCACGTATGTCTGTGAGCCGGGCTATGTGCTAGTTGGCGAGGCGGTAGGTGTTGGAAACATCCACTTTTGGACACCAACTATTATCAATTAACTACTTCCAATAGATCATCTCGTGCGGATTGGGTGGCGAGTGGTCCAGCAAGACGCCCTCGTGCAGATTCGTGGATTGCGGTGCACCGGCGCGACCAAATCGTGGCATTGCCATCCTGCTGAACGGCACCACCACCGTCAACTCGGTGGTCAAGTACGAGTGCGACGAGGATCACTGGCTGGATGGGCAGTCCGAGTTGTATTGCACCCGGGATGGCAAGTGGTCCGGCGAGGCGCCCGTCTGCGAGCTGGTCACCTGCGAGACGCCACCGGTGCCGTCTGGTTCCTTCGTCATCGGCTACGACTACAATGTACACTCGAAGATCCAGTACAACTGCGATCCCGGTCACATCATGCACGGCACACCGGTGCTCGAGTGCCTGGACACCGGGGAATGGAGTGCCGATGCGCCCTACTGCGAATGTAAGTCAAGTGAATGGGAATTATGGAGATGGATTTACGGAAGAACTTTCTTATTTATTGCATATAATACTTTACTCCGCTACAGACATCGACTGCGGCACAATCCTGCCCATTCCCTATGGCAGCCACAAGTACGCGACGAATACCACCTATGTGGGTTCCGAGGTGGTCTTCAGTTGCTCCCAATCCCACAAGCTGAGTGGCGTCCTCAAGCGCACGTGCCTCGAATCCGCCGTCTGGAGCGATGCGTCGCCCAAGTGCGAGGGTGAGTATACCAATACATAGATACCCCTCATTGATGCAGTTTGCTCACGGTCGCGGTCCTCCACCTTCCACAGAGATCCGCTGTCCGGAACCGAAACTGGCGGCGCATAGTCTGCTCTCCGTCACCGGGAATGATCGCATGTATGGCAGAACACTTATCCGCACCTCCGAGTCGGCGCAGAACACAGCTCAGACCTACAAGTAATTGATAGAACCCAGCTTGGTGGTAGCCCTTCTAATTCCATTTCATCATCTTTCATCTTTCCTCTGTAGGATTGGAGCTCTGGCCAAGTACCGCTGCGAACGGGGCTACAAGATGGTGGGTGAGGCACTGGCCACCTGCACGGACAGCGGACAGTGGAGCGGCAGCATTCCGGAATGTGTGTGTAAGTACTACATGGACTTCAGTTTATGCTATTTACttgataatttatatatacttgataTACAATCCATTGCAGATGTGGAGTGCGGTGCGCCGGAGAGCATTGGCAATGGCAAGGTGGTCCTGGCCACAAATGTCACTTACTACGGCGCCGCTGTCCTCTACGAGTGCAATGTGAACTTCAAGCTGAACGGCGTATCCCGTCGCCTGTGCACGGAGCACGGCAACTGGAGCCACGAGGCGCCCGAATGCGTGGAGGTGGTCTGCGACACACCCAACATCAGTGACAATCTAATTGTGGAGGCGGGTCCACGGGCGGTGGGTGCCGTGGCCACCTTCAAGTGCGCCAAGGGCAGGATCATGATGGGGAATGAGACGCGCGTGTGCCAGAAGAACGGCAAATGGACGGGAAAGAGTCCCACCTGCAGACGTAAGTCACTCACATCTCTCACGTCCATCAATATCTAAATGTCTTCATACCCACATATCAAATCTCATTTCCAGCCGTCGACTGCGGTCGTCCGCTGGCCATCGAGAATGGCCGGGTGATTGTGGTCAACGATTCCACGTTGTACGGCGGCTCGGCGGAGTACCACTGCATACCGAACTACAACCGGATTGGTCAGTACCTGCGCAAGTGCACCGAGGATGGGGCGTGGAGCGGCAAGCAGCCGCGTTGCGAACTGGCCACGGCGGAGGGTCAGGAGACCTCGGAGCTGGGCACGGGCGTGGGCATTGGGGCCACCGTGATCGTCGCCCTGCTGGTGATCTTCGGCTTGATATTCCTCTATCGCAATAAGGCGAGACCCGTGAAGAACACGGAGAATGTGCAGGCGGCGGAGACGAAGGACGAGCGCAATGCCGCCGTTATGTCGTACTCCACGCTGGAGGCGAACAACCGGATGCACATGGACAACAATCCGTCGGCGACGTTCAACACGTTCCACGGCGGAGCCGGCGGACGGAACAATGGCGGCGGCAATCCGGACGCAAACAGCAATGGCGAAAGACTGAACAACAATCGTTCGGGTAAGTGGCATGCgaaatataaagaatatagGGATCTTACTTGATTTCCTTAAAGGGTCAACTATGATGGCTTTCAGCCTATGTAATATTCAACAAAAAGTAGTATAATTACATCAATATCATTTCTTTACAGAAAACATTTACGATCAAATACCAAACGAGCAATTCTACGACGCTCCCTACGAGATGCGCACCAACGATGAGGTCTACGAACCGGAACCGGTGGCCAGTAATGTCATCACCATCAATGGCATATCCGTGAGATAGACATGGAGATACAGAaggagatagagatagagatacagatggagatggagatctGTATCTTTGTGTTGATATCGATATCATCCCGAAGGAGGCACCGGATGGCAGAATTAATTGACGAACGT contains:
- the LOC122623942 gene encoding sushi, von Willebrand factor type A, EGF and pentraxin domain-containing protein 1, whose protein sequence is MFCCNILLHGYIAVATSISTLQRATKRAMTPPNAMALIMLLLLALCAVGNGQICGPPAVPLNAKVRTITVDSQIAEAHYECDAGYELFGPSAVKCDRRTGWERELPFCGVNVAYRKPVNQSSYTRSGPASYANDGKPGNKNPDGQECSETQKEPSPWWRVDLLTPQAVHVVRITTRGCCGHQPLQDLEIRVGNSSADLQRNPLCAWYPGTLDEGVVKTFTCARPLVGQYVAIQLVGVEGSLSLCEVETFTNDEFSVDRCLSPKIGVETVVTTFSKTCYDFHITKGESFDKAQSICKQTGGDLVHDFRGATSSYILSELERRKSELKPQLVWIGAQKEPGITSRTWKWVNGDVVQKPTWGKDQPNNYNGEQNCVVLDGGRNWLWNDVGCNLDYLHFICQHSPLSCGSPDAQQNTTVMGKKFTLGEKIQYTCPKGHSLLGQTERECRLDGTWSGSSPNCKYVDCGSLPELKFGSIHMSEERTSFGVVATYSCHENYTLIGNENRTCAVDGWSGKQPECLVDWCPDPQPIAGGNVRFNDKRAGSTATYVCEPGYVLVGEAIISCGLGGEWSSKTPSCRFVDCGAPARPNRGIAILLNGTTTVNSVVKYECDEDHWLDGQSELYCTRDGKWSGEAPVCELVTCETPPVPSGSFVIGYDYNVHSKIQYNCDPGHIMHGTPVLECLDTGEWSADAPYCEYIDCGTILPIPYGSHKYATNTTYVGSEVVFSCSQSHKLSGVLKRTCLESAVWSDASPKCEEIRCPEPKLAAHSLLSVTGNDRMYGRTLIRTSESAQNTAQTYKIGALAKYRCERGYKMVGEALATCTDSGQWSGSIPECVYVECGAPESIGNGKVVLATNVTYYGAAVLYECNVNFKLNGVSRRLCTEHGNWSHEAPECVEVVCDTPNISDNLIVEAGPRAVGAVATFKCAKGRIMMGNETRVCQKNGKWTGKSPTCRPVDCGRPLAIENGRVIVVNDSTLYGGSAEYHCIPNYNRIGQYLRKCTEDGAWSGKQPRCELATAEGQETSELGTGVGIGATVIVALLVIFGLIFLYRNKARPVKNTENVQAAETKDERNAAVMSYSTLEANNRMHMDNNPSATFNTFHGGAGGRNNGGGNPDANSNGERLNNNRSENIYDQIPNEQFYDAPYEMRTNDEVYEPEPVASNVITINGISVR